CACTCCGGACCGCCTGCCGGAATACGCCGGGAGCCCGCGCTACGCCTATGACAACAACTATGAATACAGGGTGTACGGCAAATACACGGGCAAATACGGTTACGAGCCCAACTCCAATCTGAAGCTACCCATCTTCAAGCCGACCCGGTTCGAACCCATCAACACCAATCCCGGCTGGCTCTTCAAGCCCTCGGAAAAATATGACACCAAGGCCGTCACCCTGCGTCCGGCCATCATGCCCGTGGCAACCTCCCTCCCGGTCCGGTAAAAAAGCTGCCTTCAAAAAACGGAAGCAACAGGATAAAAAGAAGAAAAAAGCTTGATCTATTCGCTCCTGTGCGCTAAAAACTTCCCGCCTTAAGGCACCTATGCTCGGGTGGCGGAATTGGTAGACGCGCTAGACTAAGGATCTAGTGTCGATAAGACGTAGGGGTTCGAGTCCCCTCTCGAGCACCATTCAATAACCCTCTTTAAGTAAAATGCTTGAAGAGGGTTTCTTGTTGACAAGGAAAAGAGAGCCCGAAACGTCAAAGACTGGAGCAATAGCCAATTTTGATGGAATCCCGGAACAGGAAGAAGCATCCGGAGAAAAAACCTTAAACGCCTTCAGCCATCAGGGCCAGGACTTCTTCACGGGCCGGCATGGAGCGGATGGCTCCCTTGCGCGTCGTCACGATGGAAGCGGCGGCGTTGGCGAATAAAAGCATGTCCGCCAACTGTCCTTCCGTCAGGTTTTCCAGTCCCGTTTCCAGAATCCAGTCCAGGCAGGAACCAAAAAAGGCGTCTCCGGCTCCCGTCGTGTCAATGGTGTTGACCTTCAGGAATGTAGGCTGGTAAACAAGCCTGTCTCCATAGGAAGCCCAACTGCCTTCCCTGCCCCCCGTCACGAGGATGAGGCGGAGATTGCCGAATTTCCTTTTCAGGGCATCCAGTCCTTCCTTCATGGAGGAACAGCCGGTGAGGAAGAGAAGTTCCTCCGTTTCTATTTTCATGACGCTGCACGCGCCGCAGCCATAGAGCATTTGTTCCCGGGCCAGCTCCAGACTGGGCCAGAGGAGAGGCCGGAGATTGGGATCAAAGGTGATGAGAGCCCCCTTTTCCCGGGCATGGCTGACGGCATGCCGGGTGGCGCGCCGCACGTCGCCGTGCGTCATGGAGATCGTCCCGAAGTGGAAGACGCGCGTGTTTTCCACCAGCGCCATGTCCACCTCCCCGGCGGTCAGTTTCATGTCCGCGCCGGGATTGCGGTAAAAGGAAAAATCACGGTCGCCCTGTTCGTCAATCTGGACGAAGGCCAGGGTGGTGTTGACTTCCCGGGAAGAGACCAGCCCGGAATCGTCAATGCCTTCCTCCTGAAGCGTGCGCCGGAGCATTTTCCCGAACATGTCATGCCCCACCTTGCCGATGAAGGCGGTCCTGCGCCCCAGCCGGGACAGCATGGAGAGGACATTGCAGGGGGCGCCCCCCGGATTGGCCTGGTAAACGGGCAGTTCCTGGGCGCTCACTCCGCAGGGGGTGAAGTCCACCAGCAGTTCTCCGAGAGCTACGACGTCATACATGCTTTTCCAAATGTTGAAGGTGGTTCTTCCGGCGGAAAGGAAAGCCGGGAGAGATAGTGAAGCATAGAACGCGCCGCCTGTTCCGGGAAAGGAAAAAGAGGTTCATTCCAGTCATGCCGGGAAGGGCGCATTTCCGGCATTTTTTCCTTTCCTGAGGAAGCCGCGCCCCAGAGAAAATCCGGGATTTTTCCGCAAACGCTCCCTGCGGCGCGTGATAAACCCGCCGGGTAGGGGAAAAAGTCTGGCATATCCCTAACACCTGCCTCTCCGGAAATGCCCATTAAATGAGACGGCAAATATTGATACCCCATTTCAAGATGAAGAAGGAACTGAAACGACAGGGCAAGGCGAAGATTCCGGGAGCTCCCGTTCCCTATGACAGGACAACCATTCAGCCGGGAATCGTCCACATAGGAGTGGGCAATTTCCACCGCGCGCATGAAGAGTTTTACACGAACCAGCTTCTGGGCATGGGCGGCCGTGATGAATGGGGGATTTCCGGTGTGGCCCTGCTGCCGCAGGACGAGCCCCTTTACAAGGCTCTGAAGAGCCAGGACGGCCTTTACACGCTGACGGTCTGCGGCCGCGACGGCAGGGACGAGTTTTATGAAATAGGCTCCCTGGTGGATCTGGCGTGGGGGCCTGAGGACCCCAAAAAGGTCATCGACAGGATTGCGGACCCCCGGACTAAAATCATCACCCTGACCATTACGGAAGGGGGGTACAATCTGGATAAGGAGACCGGAGAGTTCATGCTCGGCAGCAAGGACGTGAAACATGACCTGGAACACCCGGATCATCCCCGTACGGTTTTCGGCTTCCTGGCCGCCGGATTGCGGAAAAGGCGGAAGGACGGCGCAGGCCCCGTAACCGTTTTATCCTGTGACAACCTCCAGCATAACGGGGATACGGCCCGGAAGGCGTTTACTTCCTTTATCGAAGCCCAGGACCCCGAACTGGCGCAGTGGGTGAAGAAGAACGTGACGTTCCCCAACAGCATGGTGGACCGCATTACGCCCGCCGTCACGCCGGACGACGTCAAACGGCTGGACGCGCAGAGCGGCGTGGAAGACGCCGCCCCCGTCTATTCGGAGGATTTCATCCAGTGGGTGATTGAAGATGATTTCATTGCCGGGCGGCCGGACTGGGAAGCCGTGGGCGTTGAGTTTACGGACGACGTTTCCGCTTATGAGAACATGAAGCTCAGCCTGCTGAACGCGTCCCACTCCCTGCTGTCCTACCCCGCCTTTCTAGCCGGGTACCGACGGGTGGACGAGGCGGTAGGGGATGAGCGGTTTGCCCGCTACCTGCGCCTTTTCATGGACCGGGACGCGGGCCCCTACGTTCCACCGCCGGGGAGCACGGATTTGGAGCTGTATAAGAAGACCCTGCTGGAACGCTTCGGCAACAAGGCGGTGAGCGACCAGATCAGCCGCTTGTGCTTTGACGGCGTTTCCAAGATTCCCGTGTATGTGATGCCCGTTTTAACGAAGATGATCAGGGACGGCGCAGACCTGGAACGCCTGGCGTTTTTCGTAGCCGCCTACCGCCATTACCTGAAGCACGGGAAGGATGACCGGGGACAGGCTTACGAAGTGAACGAACCCTGGCTGACGAAAGAGGACCGGAAACTGATCGCCAGCGGCGACCCGCTGGATTTCCTTGCCCTGTCCCCCTTCCGGAGCACGGATTTGAAGGCGGCGGACAAGTTCGCCGGCCAGTATCTGGAGATGGTGGAGAAACTTGAACAAGACGGCGTCCTCCCCGTTCTGGAACAATTGGTTCTTCCGTAGTCATACAATCCTTCATGCCGTCCGCACCCGGTTCCGGGCGGCATGAAGGAACCTTCCCGGCCTTTTCCTTTTTCTGCATTTTCACCTCTCACCCTTTTCATGGAAACACAACCGCGTTCACGCCTGGGCCCCTTCGTTGCCCTGACCTTCATTTATTTTCTCGTCGGGTTCCTGTCCACCGTGAACGGCCAATTCCAGGGGCCTTTGCAAAGCGCCTTCCTGTCGGACGCCGGCACCCTGAAAAACACGTTCATCACCCTGATTCCCTTTTTCTTTTTCCTGGCATACCTGGTGAACGGGAACATCGCTTCCCGCTGGATCAACCGCTACGGCTACAAGACCACGCTGATACGGGGCCTTCTGTTCATGGTGCTCGGGCTGGCCGTCTTTTTCCTGTCCGCATGGTTCACCGTCCAGTTCGGGGACCTGCGCACGACAATCGCCGGGGCCAGCATCCCGTACGGCTATTTTATTTTCCTGGCGGGTTCCTATGCCATGGGCACCGCGGCCACGGTTTTGCAAGTCGTCATTAATCCCTACGTGACGTCCTATGAATTGAAGGGAACCCAGCCCGTCCAGCGTCTCAACATTGTGTGCGCCGTAAACTCCTTCGGAACGACGATCGCGCCGTTTTTCGTGACCGGCATCCTGTTTGCCGGGCTGCCCATGGAGAGCGTCCACGTGCGGCAGCTGATGCTTCCCCTGCTTGTCCTGGGCGTCCTGATTGCGCTGGTCACCCTGATGACGAAGCGGCTTTACCTGCCCAACATCCGGGACACCACGGCCGGAGAAGGTGAGAAGCTGGAACGCAGCATCTGGTCCTTCCGGCATTTGACGCTGGGAGTGATCGCCATTTTCTTTTATGTGGGCGCGGAGGTATCCGTGGGCATCAACGTGAACCTGCATGCCCTGGAACTCAGCAATTCGGATGAACCGCTGCTGTTCCTGGGTTCCAGCAACCTGGTGGTGTGGGGGGTGGACCTGGGCATTCCGGCCCTGCTGGCCTCCCTGTACTGGGGCGGCCTGATGGTGGGGCGCATCGTTTCCAGCTGGCTGAACCATATCTCCCCCCGCGTCCAGTTGACGGCGGCAACCTCCGCGGCGGCCATTCTGACGCTGGTGGCCATTTACACCCATAACCTGTGGGTGCTGGTTTCCGTAGGATTGTTCCATTCCGTCATGTGGGGCTGTATTTTCACGCTCGCCACCGTGGGATTGAAAAAATATACCGCCAAGGCTTCCGGCATTTTCATGATGGGCGTGTTCGGCGGCGCCGTTTTCCCCTTCCTCCAGGGAGCTCTGACGGACGCGCTGGGAAGCTGGCGCTGGTCATGGATGCTTGTCTTCCTCTGTGAACTGGTCATGCTTGCCTACGCCCTTGCAGGTTCCCGAGTCAGGAAAGAGGACTTGCTGGAAGGAACGGACTGATTCCTTTTCCGGGGAGAAGCCGGGTCCGGTGGAACAGCCCGTCCCATGTTCCGGAAAGTTGATTTTCCATCTGGGAAAACCATCATGTTCTCCGCCTCTTCTTCATGGAATGATGCGCCCTCAACCATTTCATTAAGAAGAATCATGAAAACAATAAAATCATTCAGCCAGGGGCAGTTAATCAGCCAGACAGGGAATATTTATCCTTCCGGAATATGTCTGGGCCTGGTCACTTATTGGCTCATTGCATGCCATCGTCATGAAGAAAATCAATTCTGGGCCGATATTGAACACAGCATCAGTCCGCCCCGCAATCAGCCCATTTCAAAAGCTCCCCTTATTTATGGAGAGGGATACGCGGCAAAAGCCTCCGTTTTCCATGAACAAAACGACATGGCGGATGTCATTGTCCGTAGCCGTGAAAAAATGGCTATTGAAGGGGGAATGCGGATGCTGCATAACGAGATGGTTCCAGTAAACTTCTTCCAAAATAATTTTATGGATTACGCTATTTCCAAGATTTTACAACAGGACGTCACCTACACGATTTTAGCCATTCGAGGAGCCGAACCTAATGGACATGCCATCGGCATTCACAACGAAAAGGGAAAGGTGCACATTTTTGACCCCAACTTCTTCGTTCTGGAGTGCGGCAGCAAGACCGATCTGCCAGGAGAACTCAAAGAGGCGTTCCTGACCATTGATCATTGTTACCAAGGCCGGTTTAATAAAAGCTTTCACCTGGATGCTTTTTATTAAGGAAAAACTGCCGCCCATTCCCGGGATAGGTCCTCCGCAGCAGGAGAAAAATTCCTGACGGTAATCCCTCTCAACTTCCATGAGAAGTTGAGAGGGATTTTCCTTTCCATAACCGGCAAGTCTTCATCTCAACCTTCCTGCCTCATCGGCGCGAAACCATGTCCCGGAACTGGCGGCAACCAGGTTTATTTCGCATTTTTCTTCATGATTTCCCTCCCATCCTGTAACATGCGCCCATGCAAGAGAGAAGCAGCGGCTTTCAATGGCCCGCCCAGTGGACCCCCGATATTCTCGCCACCCTGATGTTTGTGGTGCAGGACGGAAGGATTCTCCTGATACGCAAGAAGAGGGGGATTGGCGCGGGGAAGGTCAACGGTCCCGGCGGAAAGTTTGAGGCGGGGGAAACGGCCCTCCAGTGCGTGCTGCGGGAGGTCCGTGAGGAACTCTGCATTGACATTGCGGACGCCCGGGAAATGGGCGTGCTGAATTTTTCCTTCACGTGCGGCACCATTCCGGAAATCCGCTGCCATGTGTTCATGGCTTCTTCCTTCCATGGCGCTCCATCGGAAACCCCGGAAGCA
This DNA window, taken from Akkermansia muciniphila, encodes the following:
- a CDS encoding PfkB family carbohydrate kinase; the encoded protein is MYDVVALGELLVDFTPCGVSAQELPVYQANPGGAPCNVLSMLSRLGRRTAFIGKVGHDMFGKMLRRTLQEEGIDDSGLVSSREVNTTLAFVQIDEQGDRDFSFYRNPGADMKLTAGEVDMALVENTRVFHFGTISMTHGDVRRATRHAVSHAREKGALITFDPNLRPLLWPSLELAREQMLYGCGACSVMKIETEELLFLTGCSSMKEGLDALKRKFGNLRLILVTGGREGSWASYGDRLVYQPTFLKVNTIDTTGAGDAFFGSCLDWILETGLENLTEGQLADMLLFANAAASIVTTRKGAIRSMPAREEVLALMAEGV
- a CDS encoding mannitol dehydrogenase family protein — encoded protein: MKKELKRQGKAKIPGAPVPYDRTTIQPGIVHIGVGNFHRAHEEFYTNQLLGMGGRDEWGISGVALLPQDEPLYKALKSQDGLYTLTVCGRDGRDEFYEIGSLVDLAWGPEDPKKVIDRIADPRTKIITLTITEGGYNLDKETGEFMLGSKDVKHDLEHPDHPRTVFGFLAAGLRKRRKDGAGPVTVLSCDNLQHNGDTARKAFTSFIEAQDPELAQWVKKNVTFPNSMVDRITPAVTPDDVKRLDAQSGVEDAAPVYSEDFIQWVIEDDFIAGRPDWEAVGVEFTDDVSAYENMKLSLLNASHSLLSYPAFLAGYRRVDEAVGDERFARYLRLFMDRDAGPYVPPPGSTDLELYKKTLLERFGNKAVSDQISRLCFDGVSKIPVYVMPVLTKMIRDGADLERLAFFVAAYRHYLKHGKDDRGQAYEVNEPWLTKEDRKLIASGDPLDFLALSPFRSTDLKAADKFAGQYLEMVEKLEQDGVLPVLEQLVLP
- a CDS encoding MFS transporter, whose product is METQPRSRLGPFVALTFIYFLVGFLSTVNGQFQGPLQSAFLSDAGTLKNTFITLIPFFFFLAYLVNGNIASRWINRYGYKTTLIRGLLFMVLGLAVFFLSAWFTVQFGDLRTTIAGASIPYGYFIFLAGSYAMGTAATVLQVVINPYVTSYELKGTQPVQRLNIVCAVNSFGTTIAPFFVTGILFAGLPMESVHVRQLMLPLLVLGVLIALVTLMTKRLYLPNIRDTTAGEGEKLERSIWSFRHLTLGVIAIFFYVGAEVSVGINVNLHALELSNSDEPLLFLGSSNLVVWGVDLGIPALLASLYWGGLMVGRIVSSWLNHISPRVQLTAATSAAAILTLVAIYTHNLWVLVSVGLFHSVMWGCIFTLATVGLKKYTAKASGIFMMGVFGGAVFPFLQGALTDALGSWRWSWMLVFLCELVMLAYALAGSRVRKEDLLEGTD
- a CDS encoding YopT-type cysteine protease domain-containing protein, with the protein product MFRKVDFPSGKTIMFSASSSWNDAPSTISLRRIMKTIKSFSQGQLISQTGNIYPSGICLGLVTYWLIACHRHEENQFWADIEHSISPPRNQPISKAPLIYGEGYAAKASVFHEQNDMADVIVRSREKMAIEGGMRMLHNEMVPVNFFQNNFMDYAISKILQQDVTYTILAIRGAEPNGHAIGIHNEKGKVHIFDPNFFVLECGSKTDLPGELKEAFLTIDHCYQGRFNKSFHLDAFY
- a CDS encoding 8-oxo-dGTP diphosphatase → MQERSSGFQWPAQWTPDILATLMFVVQDGRILLIRKKRGIGAGKVNGPGGKFEAGETALQCVLREVREELCIDIADAREMGVLNFSFTCGTIPEIRCHVFMASSFHGAPSETPEAEPFWCPVDEIPYDLMWQDDRFWLPAMLDGKQFEAFFTFEGDRMLEFCLTTGDCSGKETQASTPSV